Proteins co-encoded in one Amaranthus tricolor cultivar Red isolate AtriRed21 chromosome 7, ASM2621246v1, whole genome shotgun sequence genomic window:
- the LOC130818676 gene encoding uncharacterized protein LOC130818676 produces the protein MKWHKEKLDVILVPGGLVLMFGYHIFLLYRYLTNSKSTVIGFENHCQKAWVNKLMQVDAMSRGAAFTVMNSTIGASSFMASTSLTLSSLIGAWIGSSSSNEIVARMIYGDTGISITSIKYISILLFFLLAFASFVQSSRCYVQANLLLSMPKAEVPEELVVESLIHGGNFWQVGLRAIYFAVTMLMWIFGPIPMFLSCATMVMVLHVLDVNNKYMHDFSGSNGKGRDQMGGTFEQQDGMRFGNCEFHASAVNTAAALSSTVVS, from the exons ATGAAGTGGCACAAAGAGAAGCTTGATGTGATTTTGGTTCCAGGAGGGCTGGTGCTGATGTTTGGCTATCATATATTTCTGCTCTACAGATATCTCACAAATTCAAAGAGTACTGTGATTGGCTTTGAGAATCACTGCCAAAAAGCCTGGGTCAACAAACTTATGCAA GTTGATGCAATGAGTAGAGGTGCAGCATTCACAGTTATGAACAGCACAATAGGAGCATCAAGTTTCATGGCATCCACATCCTTAACCTTAAGTTCATTAATAGGAGCTTGGATAGGAAGCTCCTCAAGCAATGAAATAGTTGCAAGAATGATCTATGGAGATACAGGAATTTCCATAACATCCATTAAATACATCAGTATTCTCCTGTTTTTCCTGCTTGCTTTTGCATCTTTTGTTCAATCTTCTAGGTGTTATGTACAAGCCAACCTTCTTTTGAGCATGCCTAAGGCAGAAGTTCCTGAAGAATTAGTGGTTGAATCCTTAATACATGGTGGGAATTTCTGGCAGGTTGGATTAAGGGCCATATATTTTGCTGTAACTATGTTGATGTGGATTTTCGGGCCGATTCCTATGTTTCTTTCATGTGCTACAATGGTGATGGTTTTGCATGTTCTTGATGTTAATAACAAGTATATGCATGATTTTAGTGGGTCTAATGGTAAAGGAAGAGATCAGATGGGTGGGACATTTGAGCAGCAGGATGGTATGAGGTTTGGGAATTGTGAGTTTCATGCTAGTGCTGTTAATACTGCTGCAGCATTGTCTAGTACTGTTGTTTCTTGA
- the LOC130818675 gene encoding uncharacterized protein LOC130818675, giving the protein MARTKQTARKSTGGKAPRKQLATKAARKSAPATGGVKKPHRFRPGTVALREIRKYQKSTELLIRKLPFQRLVREIAQDFKTDLRFQSSAVAALQEAAEAYLVGLFEDTNLCAIHAKRVTIMPKDIQLARRIRGERATPSSSNLVHPASFALIFRIIHSPSQISPFQPKAFLSSTMARTKQTARKSTGGKAPRKQLATKAARKSAPATGGVKKPHRFRPGTVALREIRKYQKSTELLIRKLPFQRLVREIAQDFKTDLRFQSSAVAALQEAAEAYLVGLFEDTNLCAIHAKRVTIMPKDIQLARRIRGERA; this is encoded by the exons ATGGCTCGTACAAAGCAAACTGCCAGAAAATCCACCGGAGGAAAAGCTCCAAGAAAGCAATTGGCCACCAAAGCCGCCAGAAAATCTGCCCCAGCCACCGGTGGAGTGAAGAAGCCACACAGATTTAGGCCTGGAACTGTTGCTCTTCGTGAGATCAGGAAATACCAGAAGAGTACTGAGCTTCTCATCAGGAAGCTTCCATTCCAGAGGCTTGTTAGAGAAATTGCTCAAGATTTCAAGACGGATCTTCGTTTCCAGAGTTCCGCTGTTGCTGCTCTTCAAGAGGCTGCTGAGGCTTATTTGGTTGGTCTCTTTGAAGATACTAACCTCTGCGCCATTCACGCTAAGAGAGTTACTATTATGCCTAAGGATATCCAGCTTGCTAGGAGGATTCGTGGTGAGAGGGCT ACTCCATCTTCTTCCAATTTAGTTCACCCCGCCTCTTTCGCTCTAATTTTCCGAATCATTCATTCTCCCTCTCAAATTTCTCCATTTCAACCCAAAGCTTTTTTATCTTCAACTATGGCTCGTACAAAGCAGACAGCCAGAAAATCCACCGGAGGAAAAGCTCCGAGAAAGCAATTGGCCACCAAAGCCGCCAGAAAATCTGCCCCAGCTACTGGTGGAGTGAAGAAGCCACACAGATTCAGACCTGGAACTGTTGCTCTTCGTGAGATCAGGAAATACCAGAAGAGTACTGAGCTTCTTATTAGGAAGCTTCCATTCCAGAGGCTTGTTAGAGAAATTGCTCAAGATTTCAAGACGGATCTTCGTTTCCAGAGTTCCGCTGTTGCTGCTCTTCAAGAGGCTGCAGAGGCTTACTTGGTTGGTCTTTTTGAGGATACTAACCTCTGCGCCATCCACGCTAAGAGAGTTACTATTATGCCTAAGGATATCCAGCTTGCTAGGAGGATTCGTGGTGAGAGGGCGTAA
- the LOC130817803 gene encoding histone H3.2 produces the protein MARTKQTARKSTGGKAPRKQLATKAARKSAPATGGVKKPHRFRPGTVALREIRKYQKSTELLIRKLPFQRLVREIAQDFKTDLRFQSSAVAALQEAAEAYLVGLFEDTNLCAIHAKRVTIMPKDIQLARRIRGERA, from the coding sequence ATGGCTCGTACAAAGCAAACTGCCAGAAAATCCACCGGAGGAAAAGCTCCAAGAAAGCAATTGGCCACCAAAGCCGCCAGAAAATCTGCCCCAGCCACCGGTGGAGTGAAGAAGCCACACAGATTTAGGCCTGGAACTGTTGCTCTTCGTGAGATCAGGAAATACCAGAAGAGTACTGAGCTTCTCATCAGGAAGCTTCCATTCCAGAGGCTTGTTAGAGAAATTGCTCAAGATTTCAAGACGGATCTTCGTTTCCAGAGTTCCGCTGTTGCTGCTCTTCAAGAGGCTGCAGAGGCTTACTTGGTTGGTCTTTTTGAGGATACTAACCTCTGCGCCATTCACGCTAAGAGAGTTACTATTATGCCTAAGGATATCCAGCTTGCTAGGAGGATTCGTGGTGAGAGGGCTTAA